From the Candoia aspera isolate rCanAsp1 chromosome 3, rCanAsp1.hap2, whole genome shotgun sequence genome, the window GTTGAGCACAAATAGAGATTTTCTTCTCAGAGGAATTGCAGTTAACAACGCAGCATTTTTAAAGTTGTATCTATGTGCTTTCATCTGTTTTCATGCTAGCTTGAAAATCTAAATGCTAGAAGGTATGATCTTCATGACCTGAAGCCCAAGGTAAAATACGAGTTCCAGGTTTCCTGCAGGTTCCTTCTGGATAGAGGTTTATGGAGTGACTGGAGCCAAGCATTTCAAACAGAAGCAGGTGATAAAATAACTCAATAATACTACATGTCtaacatttattttgttatttatataaaaaccaATTATGGATAACTAATTCGTGCCAGGCTATAATCTCATAGGATTTAGGGAGAAATGAAAAATTTATTAATATGTCCTGAACAACcaagtattggggggggggggcgtaaaGCACCTCctctaaatcatttttttcaagtGTGCACAGCCCTTTTCTAATCCCTTGTATTATCTTTCACTTTGTTACAAATGGAACCTTCAGACATTTTCTCAGTAAGAAGCACAGGGTTTGGCCACTGTTTATTAGGAGAGCACCAGAGTGTCCATCTTCTTTAGATCTTTGCTGCCGTCATCATGACAGAATAACCGGGTGCCTGGAACTCAGATGAAAAGGGTGTAAATGCCTCCTCTTCTGGAAAGCAGGACTGGAGAGATTTCTATTTGAAAGGGGATTTCATACATTAATGGAGAATTAAGCAATCTATGGCTACTAAGCTTGATGGCTGCATAATACTTTCCAGATCACAGGTGCTATTCTACTAAGTATCAATTGCTGAGAAACTGCACTTTGGAACCACCCAGGAGAGAGAGTTGTGGCTTTTATATTCTTGGGTACTTCCCACAGATGCATGAGTGGTCACTGCAGGAAATTGGGTGCAAAACCAGAAAACAGAGATACTCCCATCTATTCTGCATCAGTAACACACTTAGAAGTTGTGCAACATATCATAGGCACTCTCACAAAATAGTTGCCACAACACACTTGTTTATTCCCAAAATGGTGGGGATTGATTGTTGTAAAAGCTCCATTTTCTACAGCAAAAGAGGGAAAGTTGCTTTGCTCCAACCCCCTCTAGACATTTGTGGATGTTTTCTATCCCTTAAAGTTAATGTTAAATCTTTGTTTATTGGCAGATAGACACATTTCCAGCCAATCCCTGGCAGTCatccatctttttattttttaagaatgtcTCTGGGATCTTTTGGGCCTCAGCGATATATTTGGCAATGAAGATGATGCTTAAGTTGGAACTTTGCTATATAATAATTCCCTTCTcgtccctatgggtggtatgtgtcttcctcaaccctgagtcctctaccagaggcctgggagtttgaggattctgcaCAGTATCTAAGCTGTTcttagcattgcactcttctggacagagagctctgatgttgttcctgagatctgttggagccactcccccagcttaggaatcacagccccaagtgttcctaccaccactgggaccattttggccttcactttccacatcctctctagttcctccttcaggccctggtacttcagTTTTTCATACTCCTCctccctgatgttgctgtcacttagtactgctacatctatcaccatcgCTGTCTTCTAGATAGATACACATATCTATTTATCACACCATGTGGCTTATGGTTTAGCTGGAATGGCACCCTGGAGATGAGCCTTCAGAGTCTCACCCATCATAGCTGCTCTTAATATAGGGGCATCTGTGACCAATTATCCTTTGTTGCAGATGGGATGCCAAATACAATTAtctggaaaacaaataaaaattaccaAATAGATTTTGTGGGAGGACATGTTGATATCTCCCAGCCATTCCCCTTTTAAGGACTCCTTCATCAGTGATGAAGACACATTGACATGGTATTTGGAAGAATTTCACCTATCCATGGTCTGAGTTTTGGTAACTTCTAGGAAATTGCCTAGCTGCTAAGAGGCTAAATCATTACTTCTTTTGTTAGAATGAGCAAATCCTTGATTGCCACGTATTCACAGCATTCTTATATTTGTTTCCTACAAGCTGCCCAACACTTGACTAAGTCGCTCCCAAGTTGATATAAATATTACATACTAaagctctttttcttttggttCCCAGTGCCATTCAAACCCATTAATGTCTGGTATTTAAAGAAGGAGATCTCTTCCAAAAGGCAGAACATTACTCTTTTCTGGAAGGTAAACATTGCTGTACAAATCTCATTTTATCCTGATGAAAAAAGGAGATGGGGAAAAAGTAATGCAAAACATTACTTGACATCTTATTGCTTTCAATGTGATTTATGCAGTCATTTTGCTGACAGTTCTCTTTCCAAATCTGTGATATGAGTTGAGTCATTCCATATACCATAATAGACAAAAAGGAGATGGGAAAAGGAAATACCTGCAATTCCTAATATAATTTTGAAAGAATGCAGCCATCACTACTGCATCGTCATGGTTTTTAGTGCAACGTTGAAGCCTTGATATATGGAATCAAAAAGCACAATCTTCATCTCTGCCAGAAAACTGCAGAAGACCACCCTTCTCTAGCTTAGGCCCCCAATGGCCAGCCAGAGAGAAAATCAAGCAGAGAAGGTACAACATCTGTGGTTACCCTGTAAGCTTTGTGACAGAGGGAATTGTTGAACCCAGTGCCTTACCAGTTCTAGTCCAGTCGTCCTGGACTGGAGTATGGCAGCACACAGTGAATTAAAGTGCAAAAAATGTCTTATTTGTTTACAGTCAATGAATGCATCAGAAACAATAAGCAAAAACTATCATTATCAAGTGATATTTCAGATCCTCAACCAGATGCCACCTAGAGCTGCAGAAATGAGTGTGACCACCCACACTGTTTTCTCACGAGTCTCCCCTAAGGCAGATTATAACATAACACTTAATTCTCAGAATTCACGGGGAATATCCCCATCTGTCTACATCACCACAAAACTAGGAATTACAGGtaaggtaattttttttctatgGAACTTGAACTCTCATTAAGATAACTAAATATTAGTTATTGGCCTCagtagtggtagtagtagtaggtTAAAAGCACAAAAGAATTCCAGGAGTGCATTTTGCTTTGATTAGTGCTGAATAGGTTTAGATAGCAAATTCCTTCACCATCGTTCATCTAATGTAGTAGCAGCAACTAAACAGACAAGGGTTATtcagtttaattttcttttgcattaCTTATTAATGAAATTCTTGTAGTATGACTTTAGTTTAACCTAGTAGATATTATGGCACATTGATTACTTACAATTCCATTGCTTCCAAATCTTATTCCACCTAGAATTACTAACTTCTTTTTGAGGATTGTTTCCATTTCTAAACTTGAATGTCTCCATGACTAATGAAGTTGCACTCCAGTTGAGCTGATACAagtacttttttttattattattatttttcaaagaactGCCACCACCTAACCACGTCTCAGCCACATCAATGGACAATGACAGCATTACTGTTAAATGGGAAGCACCTTTAGCACCAAGATCTTTCATCAATGGATATGTAGTTGAATGGGTAGAGCACCATCAAGACTATCACATGAAAACCTTCCCAACATGGTTTAAAATTCCTGTTTCTAATTGTACAGTAATAAAAGGTAAGCTCATATCAGAGGATAACACATTGCTAATGAGAAAGTTTAGACAAGCAATTACAAACAAGAGTTACTTCTAAAATTCATGCATTAAGCCACAGTTCAGCACCACACTGTAATTCAGTACAATCTTCCCCAACTCAGTGTAGTAGACCATATGTTGAAATGGATTTTAGGAATTCCACTTGGGCTTATAGTCCTGAACACTGGTTGGGGAAGGTTGGCTTTGCTCATCCTTTTTTCTGGTTTTCCCAGATGACTCAGAATAATATCTTGGGTTGTAGCCACTGCAATCACTGTAATCAAACCGTAGCAGAGAGAAAAGAATGTGTGTACTTTACTTGTTCTAAGGAGCCAAGCTCACTTGAAGCAAAACATTACTTGACACCTTCTTGCTTTCAGTGTGGTTTATGCAGTCATTTTCCTGACAGTCCTCTTTCCAAATATGCAATATGGACTGAGTCATTCCATACACCATAACAAACAACACACAACATAACTGCAGGACTGTCAACAACCTTTCTCTTCtagattcatgaaaataatattaTGATAACTCTGGCCTAACTCAGTCATGAAACATTCTCAATTCTCCTAAGTTAAACTTTCTGTTCTGTAAAAAAAATTGTGCAACTCAATCCTTTGGCAATGTTggcctgaaataaatattttggaatagAAAAAGAATTACCCACCTCTTTTGGCAGTGATTGCAGCACAGGATAATTGTGAGATAGCTGTTCAGACCTACAGTAACTTACTGCTTATGTGGTTGCTGTTTTTAATCTAATAGTCCTCTGGTTTTGAAGAAAGACCCTAAAAATACACAGAAATGTCTATTAAAATCTATATTTCATTAATGGCTGAAtgtgagggtgtttttttttactctgtctTAAAGACTTTTCCTGAGGTTTTTCATCTACAGATTGATAATCTTACAAGAAGGCTTGTTGCATCTGATTTTATCATATTCCTTGGTTCTGCAGACTTCAGAAACAGGAGTTTTTGTAATGAACTcagaaacaatatttttatttatactgagTCCAGCAGCAGCAAGTTTACATGCGCTTTTACCCTCCAAGTCCTCATTTTTTCCTAATTTGTTCTGGCAGCCAGAGAACCTATCTGAAACATGTGGGCTTTAGGACAAAGGACCAAGAAGCAATGACTAGAAACTGGTTGAAGGCAGCCTTTATGAGAGGGACTTTTCTTTATAGCAGGTTGCATCTGACTGATTTTTAGAGATTCTGCTTCAGTTCCTCACACAATAGCCCAAAAGCTGCCCCTTTTTAGGGGAGTCCTGTTTCTCATTGTACAGTAATAAAAGGTAAGCTCATATCACAGGAGAACACGTTGCTAATGAGAAAGTTTAGACAAGCAATTACAAACAAGAGTTACTTCTAAAATTCACACATTAAGATGCAGTTCAGCACCACACCATAATTCAGTACAACCTTCCCCAACCCAATGTAGTAGACCATACATTGAGAAGCAATTAGGAAGACAGAAGAATTTGTTGGCTCCCAGCAGCATCATTAGATATGGTTGTCTGAATCGAGAAGTATGACTCTGTGTCTACAGCAGCAACAAACCGATGATTTGCAAACCtcaacttgaaaaaaataaaacccctCTCCTCCTAAATTGTGAAGCACTAAGTCAGGTGTGCCTGAAAGACCACTTTCTAATTTCTAGATAACTTAAAGCCTAATGTATGCTACCACATCCGCGTGTTTGCACTCTATCAGGACAGAGCAGGAAAAGCAGCTGTGACTACAGAAAATATGTCAGCAAAAGGTAAGAGTAACAGGTGGTTTGGTTTAAGATTTGAGATCATCTCAGTTCAGGTTTTTCATTAAGGTTTGTTTTGCAGCCCCACTGACAGGACCTCACATTATGAATGTCACTGTGAAGGATGGGAGCATTTTGGTCTGCTGGAAAGAAGTTCCAGAACATCAGCAAATGGGGTGTATCACTAGTTACAAGATTTATTTGCAGAAACAGTTCTTCTCTGTACTCCCAGAAGTCCATGGTAGGTaccttttaaaattaagaacCTGACTGCACAAAATGCATAGGGCACTAAAAAGTGTATGTGGGGGGGTCAACTTTCAGTCAGAAATTACAGGTTATCCCTCTATGCCCAAAGAAATGGACATTACCTCTCATCATTTATAGACTGAGGTAGGCTGAAGGGAGGGCCTGTGCTCAGAAATGTCAAGCAATGCCTGTGAATCATTTCAGTTTTCAGTCCAATAAAATTGCCACAGGCGAGCTCAGGACGACAGTCTCTGTGGCTAAGCCTGAGCCGGAAACCTCTCTCATGCAATATTTTGTCCTACCtgaaagaaaatgtatattttcagCAGAATCTCAAATTAGTAACAGTGAATGCACATGAAGATACTTTCCCATCATGTATTAGCAGGAGCAGTACTTTGATATGTGCTTGGAAAACAATGGGCAGCCAGTGCAGGTCTTTTAATATGGGCATAACATGCTTTTGGCATCATGTAACTTCAAATAACCTAAGAAATGGGGTTGTGCATTGAGGAAAGCTGCCTTAGATCACAAAGGCAAAGATACTGTATGTACCTTGACTTGATAATACTATGAGACAGTCATTCTTTGACCTTTCTGTTTTTCCAATCAGAGATCCCTAAAACAGCCCAACAACCATTCTCTATAGAAAGCCTAGAGGCTGGTGCTTCATATGTTATTTGGATGACTGCTTCCACAAATGCTGGAGAAAGCCCCAAAGGAAATGAAGAGCTGATCTACATAAAAAGTAATTATATCTCTCCCTCTttccgggggagatgggcggtgataaaatttgaagaataaatgaaattataTCCCACATCTAAAGCTTGTGTctagaaaacaaaacataacatTGCTCTATAAACAGAGCTAATTTTCAGGTTTTAGGTGAGAATTGGACACAGCGATGTGTGAAGATTTAACAAAATTCAAAACACGTTCTTGGAAATGTTCAGAAATTAGCTCTTTATCTCCAGTAGCATGACTATAAATGTCACTACTAACCACGATGATGGAAAATCACAAAACACGCATGGTAACATCATAATGCAAACTGTACCTTTATATACTTGTGTCAGACACAGTATGTACATTATGAAGTTTGTGTCACAATGTGTGTTTCATCACCCTAGCTCCCTGATAGTCACTTATGGGTATATTTAGTTTTGCATTCAGAAAACTCCTTTAATAGCTGAACAGCGGAACAAAATTCCTTAAGTATTCTTGCATCTGATATGGCTAACTCATagagatatgaaaaaaaaaatgggattctATGGAAAAGAATTTGCAACCAGACTTCTTATGGTACTCCTTTCTCTGGCCAAAAATCCACAGGGGAGATGTGAGATGAATCTAATAAGAATGTAAAAtcaagaaaaagggaaagttaCGTAAAAGGAAGGGATTTACTTCACAGGGGAAAATACATCTAAAAGTTCTGCCTCAAGGAAATTTACATAGCAAAGGACTGTAAGGTAGAATCACTTTTCAAAAGGATTCTCAGGAAATATACTAGCTCTTCATCTCTCTGGCAAGTTATGTACAAAAGGTTCATATGTTAAGAAAAACTATGAAGGAAAACAGTCATGTTTTCCTAGCGGATTTTTCAACACATTCATTAAAATTAGAATCAAGTCCTGCCTTATCAAACACATACATTTAAAGGACTAAATTTATACTAATTTATAAAACACTGGTTTTGCCAgtatgttggctagggaattctgggaattgaagtccatacatgttaaagttgctaaggttgaaaaacactgatttatactgATCCACTCATTCCTAATAGCTGGGGGCATTCTTGGGAATCTGGGTTTCAGAGCTGTGCCCAATCAGTACCTGTACTGTATATTACCCATTATGAGTGATggctaaggttttttttttaacaaacaaatTCATGAAGGCACATCGTTATCTGTCAAAATGTTAGATGAAACtaactgatttttaaataatagGCTGCAGAAGTTATTAAATCAATCTCCATCTACAGGGTTgggagacctgtataggaaagtaTAAAGAATGGTTATTTTAATATAATGGCATATGTGTGTTACAGAGTACTGCATTGTGGATCTCATCCCAAAAATTGTAAGaggccaaataaacaaacaaatgctttaaaaaagaaaaaagaaatcagatttcTAAATGTCTATGTTATataagttttcattttttaacacATGTATTTTTGTCATAATGTAGCAACTGGATTTACAGCTGCCTCTGACTGCATTCCAGTTATAACCATTTCCATTATTACTGGTCTTTCAGTGTGCATCTGTTGTGTACCATTTGTTCGGCGAAAGTAAGtgatcataatttttttttaatgattagtaATTGTTAGATGTACAGTGGCAAGAAAttagaatataattttaaaaaatggcattaaaTAGGATAATTCTTATGGGAAAGTATTCTCTTGGTTGTAATAATGTCCAGAATGAAATGAGACATGTGTGGTGTGGTTCAGCAGGATGCCTTTATTTAACTTTGAAAGCTTAATACCAACAGGGATGTTACTAATGGCTGCATATGACCCATAGAAACATAAATTCCTCCACAGCAAACACAATCTGCATCTTGCCTTTCAACAGCTTCAGATCATTCCCTTCATCACAACATCCATTCTTCGTGGGTATTCTGCTCCATGTTCCACCTTAACTACACTTTGCCTTGTTGTTTTCCAATGTGCCCATACATTTTATCTCCTTATCTTTAGATATGCACTTGGATCCAGCAAGATAGCTTACAGTACAACTAGTAATCTTCAAGTATAAGATTCCATAGATATAATGCTTGATATAATGTAGGAGGCAGGTTACAAAAAGAAGCACTTTTAAACATGGATGCTCCAATATTATCTTTCTAGCTGCTAactgcttcttccttcctttattgTAGCAGCCCCTCTATTTTCTGGGGGAGCCAATACTGCTACTCCACTGGGAGCCCAAAAGCCAACCAGAGAGGACCTTAGGGGAACATGCATACACTGAAGATCTGTGGAGAAGGATGCCCACCAAATGTTTATATAAAGCTTCTACCGTCTCAACCTTGCTTTGtggaggggaagagggagaaaagagAATACAAGTGAACGTTGTGGAACTTGTTCCCACTTTCACAAGACAGAAAAGTCAAATAGCAAATTCcttatagtaataataattggCAACTTTCTGCACCTTTATGATACATCCAAATCTGCTACCTTAAGCAGACCACATCAAACCTGCACAATTTATAGTGCAGAAACCTCCAAACATCTGAACAAGCAAACATATTGTACTTATGTCAGAAGAGTCTCATGTAGCTCTAATTTAATAATTCCAAGAGACATTTTTACACTCCACAGTTGTGGCATTATTAACACTTGAAGCTAAAGGTTGcattgttgtcattgttgttttCTCCACTAGgattttctccctcctttctgcTCTGTTATTTGGATGGTATCCAGATCCAGCCAACTCTTCATGGGCAAAAGAGTTCACATCTACAGAGGTAGGCCTACCTATTGATTGACTCCAACTCAGCTGATTGACAAGAGAAACAGTCTTCCTTAAATTAGCAGAGATACTTGAAGAGAGGATATAGATAATTCAGCTTCAGCTTTCTAGGATTTCCTCCTATCAAAAGTAGATTTTCTCAGATGAAATAATGTGCTAAAATTATTGATCGTGTAACATtctcataaaaacctcacagccTGTTAAACATTGTGATGAAAAAAACCCACTTTATAAAagaatttacaaatttaaaatcTTGTAGAGTAGTTATATAAAGCTGACTTTTATGCAAAAGAAGTTTGCTTTTAAAGAGAGAGATGTTCAGGTATTGTACTGTCATCAAACTCACATTTTCCCTTAATTTCTTCATTAAGGATGAATCAGGTTTAAATTGTACAGGTTTTTTAAGCAATCCAGCCAGATCTGAAGACCCTGAAACTCTGCAAATAAAGGAAGTCTTCATTAAAAGACAGCACCTAACTTTTATGGATGTGCACATATTCAAAGATACTGAGAAAGAACTATCCATGAGAACTATGAACTGTGATTCTTTGGCTACCAACATAATAGATAATACTGGGAAACATCAGCTGCCATCTTTGTACAAGAAAGTTGTACCTGAAGATCCAAACCAAGGCCCAGTATTTTCTGAGTACTTGGTTAATCCACTTGAGGATGCCACAGTAGATTACCTGCCAACCATCACACCTGCCATTATGAATACTGAGGAAGACAGCTCTGAATCTGAACTCAGTTCATTACCTATTTTTCCTATAACTGCTTTTCAAACAAATTCAGTTCCTTTTGGTGGAAAACTTACACTGGATGCTATAAGAATGGACTGTAATTCTTTCAAAGAAAACCCTTTTAAGAGTAGAGATGTATAGAATGTTGCTGTTCACCATTAAACACTTTTGATGGAGACTGTAGTAGAGTTCAGGTCAAGAGACAAAGCCATTTATTTAAGTTCATGCACAAATGCTAAGTGCAATCAatgtatttccaaataaatgtttACAGTACATGTTTTACCCTATTTTTCCAGTTAAAAATTAGTTGTTAAGATTCATAAAAACATGATacatgcagagagaaagaaacacaCTCTAACAATTTACAAACAGTAGCAAAACCAAACCTATAAATAACTAAAAAGAAGTATAATGGTtgtgtaaaaagaaaagattgcCTAACCAGTCCAGctattgttatttattcgttcagtcacttccgactcttcgtgacttcatggaccagcccacgccagagcttcctgtcggtcgtcaacacccccagctcccccagggatgagtccatcacctctagaatatcatccatccaccttgcccttggtcggcccctcttccttttgccctccactctccctagcatcaacatcttctccagggtgtcctgtcttctcattatgtggccaaagcatttcagttttgcctttaatatcattccctcaagtgagcagtctggctttatttcctggaggatggactggtttgatcttcttgcagtccaaggcactctcagaattttcctccaacaccacagttccaaagcatctattttccttctctgagccttccttatggtccagctctcacagccatatgttactactgggaataccattgctttaacaatgcggacctttgttgtcagtgtgatgtctctgctcttgactactttatcgagatttgtcattgctcttctcccaaggatgaaacgtcttctgatttcctgactgcagtcagcatctgcagtaatcttcacacctagaaatacaaagtctttcactgcttctacattttctccctctatttgctagttctcaatcaagctggttgccataatcttggtttttttgaggtttagctgcaagccagcttttgcactttcttctttcaccttcatcataaggctcctcagttcctctttgctttcagccatcaaagtggtatcatctgcatatctgagattgttaatgtttcctccagcgattttaactccagccttggattcctcaagcccagcatgtcgcatgatgtgttctgcgtaccagttgaataggtaggatgaga encodes:
- the IL12RB2 gene encoding interleukin-12 receptor subunit beta-2 isoform X1, which translates into the protein MIFIESLPLTVWFLVFLGIGVNVLVSEECKDKRGGMHASGRELSSKSTVNLSCWLNRSFHGLHYNIVLFQNHSIISSSRSSYSSVRTQILLNTLGRQTFECYYQGVKSWLICGIYVDVGIAPDQPKNVSCAQFGKHGHTICSWDKGHYTYLYTTYTLQLTNKIPNGTILEEEISTTDYSVDLRKKLHFETTYTVVVKARNKLGSNSSEPMQFTLIDIVKPHPPVDLSVNCDAFAPQNCTILWQDQQETQCFRLRYQPIHSNSWITLENLNARRYDLHDLKPKVKYEFQVSCRFLLDRGLWSDWSQAFQTEAVPFKPINVWYLKKEISSKRQNITLFWKSMNASETISKNYHYQVIFQILNQMPPRAAEMSVTTHTVFSRVSPKADYNITLNSQNSRGISPSVYITTKLGITELPPPNHVSATSMDNDSITVKWEAPLAPRSFINGYVVEWVEHHQDYHMKTFPTWFKIPVSNCTVIKDNLKPNVCYHIRVFALYQDRAGKAAVTTENMSAKAPLTGPHIMNVTVKDGSILVCWKEVPEHQQMGCITSYKIYLQKQFFSVLPEVHEIPKTAQQPFSIESLEAGASYVIWMTASTNAGESPKGNEELIYIKTTGFTAASDCIPVITISIITGLSVCICCVPFVRRKIFSLLSALLFGWYPDPANSSWAKEFTSTEDESGLNCTGFLSNPARSEDPETLQIKEVFIKRQHLTFMDVHIFKDTEKELSMRTMNCDSLATNIIDNTGKHQLPSLYKKVVPEDPNQGPVFSEYLVNPLEDATVDYLPTITPAIMNTEEDSSESELSSLPIFPITAFQTNSVPFGGKLTLDAIRMDCNSFKENPFKSRDV
- the IL12RB2 gene encoding interleukin-12 receptor subunit beta-2 isoform X2, with the translated sequence MHASGRELSSKSTVNLSCWLNRSFHGLHYNIVLFQNHSIISSSRSSYSSVRTQILLNTLGRQTFECYYQGVKSWLICGIYVDVGIAPDQPKNVSCAQFGKHGHTICSWDKGHYTYLYTTYTLQLTNKIPNGTILEEEISTTDYSVDLRKKLHFETTYTVVVKARNKLGSNSSEPMQFTLIDIVKPHPPVDLSVNCDAFAPQNCTILWQDQQETQCFRLRYQPIHSNSWITLENLNARRYDLHDLKPKVKYEFQVSCRFLLDRGLWSDWSQAFQTEAVPFKPINVWYLKKEISSKRQNITLFWKSMNASETISKNYHYQVIFQILNQMPPRAAEMSVTTHTVFSRVSPKADYNITLNSQNSRGISPSVYITTKLGITELPPPNHVSATSMDNDSITVKWEAPLAPRSFINGYVVEWVEHHQDYHMKTFPTWFKIPVSNCTVIKDNLKPNVCYHIRVFALYQDRAGKAAVTTENMSAKAPLTGPHIMNVTVKDGSILVCWKEVPEHQQMGCITSYKIYLQKQFFSVLPEVHEIPKTAQQPFSIESLEAGASYVIWMTASTNAGESPKGNEELIYIKTTGFTAASDCIPVITISIITGLSVCICCVPFVRRKIFSLLSALLFGWYPDPANSSWAKEFTSTEDESGLNCTGFLSNPARSEDPETLQIKEVFIKRQHLTFMDVHIFKDTEKELSMRTMNCDSLATNIIDNTGKHQLPSLYKKVVPEDPNQGPVFSEYLVNPLEDATVDYLPTITPAIMNTEEDSSESELSSLPIFPITAFQTNSVPFGGKLTLDAIRMDCNSFKENPFKSRDV